The Mustela erminea isolate mMusErm1 chromosome 10, mMusErm1.Pri, whole genome shotgun sequence genomic sequence TGTGGTATTCAGAGCCCTGAATTGTCTTCTCTGGCATGCCCTGGGTGCcctatgggggtgggggggaactgCCAGGGTGAGGGGTCCGCTGAGCATGATCTACAGCCTGGAGAGCAGGAGCCAAATGGCCGAACTTTGACCTTGGCTCTCCCTTCAGGGCCGTGCTGGTAGCCTGTCCAGAACCCAAGCCTCCCAACCCCACACTGGCCCTGCCTATGCCCGACTTAAGTCTTCTACCCCGGTTCTCCAAGCAACAGCAGGGACCTGGGTGCTGAGCTCTCGGGCCACTCTGAGTCCCAGTTTCAATTTCTCCGCCTTCTGCCTCACTGCTGAGGCCAGTAAGAGCAGCAGGCTGGGTGTCTGTGGTGGTTCCAGTCCCACCTTTATGCTCACAAGCTGGGTGATCATCACATCCCCCAGGGGGAGATCTGCATGTAAGGGTTTTGGGTCCTTTCTGCAGATACTCTACTCCATTAAGTACAGAGTCCAGCCCAGATTTCCCAACATGCTCTTTCACAGCAGCTCTAACTCTGCCTACTGCCTTGCTGGGGTGTCTGTCCCCTGCTCAGGTCCACGTCCCTTCCACTGGTGAGCTTTCTACCCTCAGCTTCTCTCGCATGTACATTGAGCTCCCTCCAGCTTGGCTCTGTTCCCCTCTTGGCCAGCTGTGTCTCTTGCTTCCTGCTACCACTGGGTCTGTAGTCGGTCCCAGCATGCCCGGGTACTCTCACCAAAGCCATCTGGAACCAAAATCCAACAGATACAGTCAGCCCTTGACCTCTAAAGACCATGgacttcctcccctcttccctctcactgCACTATGCCTCTGCTCTGCGCTTCCACACATACCCTCTGCCCCAGGTCGAGGCCCATGGTAGCGGTTGGTGTCTCCACTTACCCGGCAGTGCACACCTGGCTACCCAAAATGAGTGCccaccttcccccctctctctcccaacAGTCCTATGCCAGGTCTCTCATCCTTTGCTAGTAGTCCCTTGGAAGTCATTCTGGGTTCCTGTTGTGGACTCAAGACCCCACCACCAGACCCATGGAGAGCCAGTGAAATGCTGACCACCTACCACTTGGTGATCTCTTGAATCTGTCCCCTTCTCTTCATCCTCCTGCAAGCCAACATCTTTCCAGGCTCCAATTACTGTACTGGCCCCCTTACAGtcccctcctcctggctcctgTCACTGCAGTGATGAGCACCAGACCATTTGGAGGTCTTGTTCACTGTCCCTGGCTATACCTAGTTTAGTGCCTGGCTATGGATACAAGGTGCTCAGGGCACCCTGTTTACCAGGGAGTGGGTTCTGCACACGCACCAGCGTGGAGGACACAAGACTCCCTTGTGCGTGAGCCTGAGCTCTGTACAATGAGCTGCCGTGCCTCTCCTTTGTCCACCTCAAGGAACACAGCCATGTGACAAACCCCCACGGGCTGCTCCCAGCACCCACTCCCCTTCCAGCAGCAGGGCCAGGTTTTCCTTCAGGTAAGCCTGGGTGCATGGCCTGGCTCGAAAGGCCACAGCCatccccttttccctcttttctggcCACTGCTTAGGGGTTGGTAGAACAACCTAGGCGGGGCCAGTGAGAAGTAAGCTGCTGGCTGACAAGCGAGTGTTCCTCCTTTCCTGAACCGGGTGCTGTTCAACGCGCAGAGCGCGCAGAGCGGGACATCTGGATCGGagagcctggggaagggagatgggACACTGTGTAGCCCCTGGGGAGGAAGCGAGGTCGGGTCTTGGTTGGCCCTCTATGAACTACGGGCAGATTTCGCCGGGGGTGAAACCGGTCATAGGAGCGGAGCGCCGTCAGGAACCTCTCCAAGTGTCCGGACCTGCCCCGCCCAGGCTCCTACCCGGAATCTCCTCTCCAGCCTAGCCCACCCTCAGCCGCCCCTGGCCCGGGCTCTCCCCCGACCCGCACGCGGGTTCCTGCGCTAGGCCTGGTCAAAGCTGGGGCTCAGCGCACGGCGGCAGCGGACGAATCCGCGGCTCGGGCTCCGGTACGGATGCGAGGGCAGCACTGCCGCGGGTTCCGCGAGGAACCCCCGAGCCTTCCTGGTGAACTGCTGAGGGATCGCGAGGGCTTCCTCCGAaggctccccgccccgcccctccgtcCCGGGAGCCACCGCTGCCTTTCCCCAGGCTTTGCCGAAACCCCACAtgcagctcctcctcctcttcccctgcgGACTCGGTTCTCAAGGCAAGAACTTCAGGAGCCCCGCGTGAGCACCCGCCCGAAGCGCGGGCTCAGTGAGGCCCGGAGACGAGCGGCCACGCCCGCAGCCGCGGGCGGACGCAGGCGATCGGCACGTCGTTGACGCGGGCTGGCGACGACTCACCGGCGCTCGTAGCCACCCCCGGGAACGCCTGCGACCTCCGCCAGCACCCGCGCGCGCCCTCGCGGAGCCGGAGCCCACCGTGCGCGGGCCCCCTCAGGGCAGGCCGGGGCTGCGGGGCGGGAGCTCCGCGAGCGGCCGCGTCTCCGTGCTAAGAGTACGGCTGCACCGGGGAGGCCAGAGTCTTAGGGCGCCCGGGGCGGGCACCCGCGGGAGTGCTTCCGGGTCGGGCTGTGGCCCTCGGGACCATCCGGGCGCCGCGGGGCCCTCTGGGTAACGAGCCCGCCCCCGCCCGCTCTGAGCTACGGCGTCGACGTCAGCCGCGACGCTGACGGGTAGGTCGTCCAGCCAATCGCGGCAAGGCGGCGCCGGGCCGCCCGCAGAGCGAACCAATGACacgcgggggggcggggcggtcGCGGCCGTAGTGCGTCGCGAGGAGCCGCCCTGCCGGGAAGGAGCCCGAAGGGGAGTCGGCGGCACAaaatggcggcggcggcggcggcgacgatCGCTGCCGGGGCTCCGGGCCCGGCGGTCCCCGCCGCAGCGGCCTGCACTCCGGGCTCGGGGAGCGCAGCCCCCGGGTCGCAGGGGATGCTGATCGGGGACCGGCTGTACTCCGGGGTGCTCATCACCTTGGAGAACTGCCTCCTGCCTGACGACAAGCTCCGCTTCACGCCGTCCATGTCGAGTGGCCTCGACACCGACACGGAGACCGACCTCCGCGTGGTGGGCTGCGAGCTCATCCAGGCGGCCGGCATCCTGCTCCGCCTGCCGCAGGTGAGGGCGCGGCCGCGAGCCTCGGGTCGAGGGAACCGCCGCGCCGGCGCCGGCGCCGGGGGAGGCGAGCGGGCCCTTTGTTGGCGGCGGGGTCCGGGCCAgcgccgcccccggccccgggcTTCGCCGCTGCTGTCCCTGGGGGCGAGGCGGGGCGCGAAGACCCCGTGAGGGCCCGCCGCCCGTCCTGGCGTCCGGCTCTGTGTCCGTCGCCGGAGGAGCGGCTTCCCCGCGAGGCCCTGGGTCGCGCTCCGGGCAGTGACGGCGGCGCTGCTCTCGTGCAGGTGGCGATGGCCACCGGGCAGGTGCTGTTCCAGCGGTTTTTCTACACCAAGTCCTTCGTGAAGCACTCCATGGAGGTAAGGGCCTCCTCGGCCTCCCGCGGGAGCGACGGCCCGGCGGGGGGGGTCCCCGCGCCGCGCACCTGGCTCGGGCCGTCCGCCGCGCTCGGCCGAGGACACAGCGCGCCGCGGTGCTTGCGTTCCAGCACGTGTCCATGGCGTGCGTGCACCTGGCCTCCAAGATCGAGGAGGCCCCGCGGCGGATCCGGGACGTCATCAACGTGTTCCACCGCCTGCGGCACCTGCGGGAGAAGAGGTGAGTGTCCGTCGCGCTCGGCGTCCGGGCCCCGCCGTGGCGGCTGCGCCGGCAGACGCTGCGGAGCGGAGCCCGGCTGGGGGCCGCCGCGGAGAGGGCGGGCCGGGCCTGCGGTGTCGTCGCGGCGGGTCCCGCCCGCCCAGGCCTGCCGCCGACCTGCGGCGGGGCTCGCAGTTCCGCACCGTTTGGGGCCGGCCGGCCGGTGCTTCGCCGCGAGGACGGTCGCGGGCGCGGAGGGACGCGGAGCCGCGCCCCGGCTTCGGGAAACCAGGCGCTAGCGGCAGCCGGCAGCGACTCCGGCCCAGCTGCCCCTGGTGCCCAGCCGCTGCGTGGACGGCCTTCGGGGAGGAGAGCCTCGGGCTGCTGGAACCTTCCGCTCGGAGCGCGTGCGCGTGGGTCGTGAGCCGGGGCGGTGCCCGCGGTTCTCGTGCGGGGAGACGCGCTCAGCCGAGAGCGGCCAGCCGGCGCCGTGCCGGTGCGCCCCGACCCGCGGCGGGGAAGGGAGAAGCCGTCGGCGCGGGCCTTTGTCCGGTTTTGTTACAGCTGCATCTGTCCGGCGCAGCCTCCGAGGGTTTCAGCGCGAGGAGGGAGCTGGGCTTGGACCGGCGTTGTCGGACCGCACTGACGGCCGTGTGCTCTGTCTGCGTAGGAAACCCGTGCCTCTGCTGCTGGATCAAGATTACGTTAACTTGAAGAATCAGATTATAAAGGCAGAGAGACGAGTTCTCAAAGAGCTGGGCTTCTGCGTCCACGTGAAGCATCCTCACAAGGTGAGGACGTGCCCGGCCGCCCGGAGCCCCCGGCCGCCCGGCTCTCACCCAGATTGACAGCTCTGAAGAGCAGTGAATGTGCTCCTGGCGTGGGTTCCCGCTGTGTGTCCAAAGTCTGAAGCCGGCTTCGTGGTCGTTAGTGGTCTTGGAGCGCCCTGTTAACTTGAACTGTGTGTTTTCCAGGGTTCGGAAATGGTGTTTTTTAAGTTTGCGCTTTCAGAAAAAATAGTGGTGAATTTGTAAAAGTGGAATCTGCCCATTTACGTTTTTCTTTCTCAGCACTTCGGTTTCTAAAGTTGCTTTAGTGGtagctgtattttcttttttgggggagtGGGAAGGCTTCTGAACCCTTTATTTGGAAATACGCTGAAGCAGCTTTGCAGCACGTGACAGTTGAGGAGCATGGCTGCCGTCCATGCCGTGGGACCCTCCTATGCGACacataaatctttcttttttttttttctttaagattttatttacttatttgacagacggagatcacaaacagacacagagacaggcagggggagggggaagcagattccccgcggagcagagagcccgatgcggggctcgatcccaagaccctgagatcatgacctgagcggaaggcagaggctttaacccactgagccacccaggcacccccgtaaacctctttaaaaaaaaaagaaagaagaggaaaaaaaaggattggaATTTGcacttttgcttttattccctttttattgCTGGATTTATTCCTAACTTTTGTCTCTCGCTTGTTTGACTTTCTGGCATTAATTTAAGTTCTTGATAAGTTACTGTAGACTTAGAGCTTTTTTTTATTTGCCGGAAGTGCTTCCATAACATGTTTTGTGTAAGGTGGTGACTAGGGTACAGAGATGATTAGGACAAGCTGATCTCAGTGGTGGAGACTATGTTGAAGATGAGAGTGAGAATCAGCCTTGGGACGGCCATGAAAAGTCCAGCCGCCTTTGCTGTGGGTGCCCTGGGTTCGGAAGAAGGTAGCAGGGTCTGTCAGCAAAATCTCCCATCCAGCTGAGCTGTGCACGGGGCGAATGACCAGGAgctgccacccccccccactgGGGATCTAGCCTGCGGCTCATATTTACTGCATGGACGCTCTCAAGATCTGGGTTTTGGGTTCTCAAGGTTCTTGGTAATAACTGCCTGACCTGTATCTTCCAGATAATCGTTATGTACCTTCAGGTGTTAGAGTGTGAGCGTAACCAGCACCTGGTCCAGACCTCATGGTGAGTTGACCTTCCTTGTTTTATGAGACCAGCAAGGGCAGTGCAGGAATATGTTGATTTGAGGCACTTGGGCAGTGGGTAGTCGGTCCCATGACTCGGTTGTGGGCTGGAGTTGTCTGAGTGCCCAGTGTTCCTGCTGTGTAAATTCTAACCAGCCTCCCAAAATATCAGGCACTAGTCTGACGGtaaggtgccccccaccccccagccttcCAGGAGAGCTTTCACTGGGCTTCCCTTTGAGGGCTGTTGACTTGGCACACTGGGATCTTTCCCGCAGGTGCCAGTGTCCATGTAGTGGTCTTGTGTCTCCTTGGAAGTTGCTTCTAACTGCCTCTTTTTAAAGAGGATCCCATGGGAGAAAGGGTCAGGATGACGTTTATCTGGGGACTGGTTTTAACAAtgcatattttagaaatgaagccTGAAGTAATAGTGCTGGGTGTTTGTGAATTTTCTTCCACGGAGTTAAGTCTGTAAGGGTCATATTTTTGCTGCCTGAATTGTCTGGTGCTATGCCATATCTAATAGAGAACccattttgacttttcttttctgtactCTTTCAATCGAAGGGTAGCCTCTGAGGGTAAGTGACTAAGACTTCTCCTCTACTGTCCAAGCGCTTTGGTGCAGGGACAGCGGCCGTCCTCAGCCAATCCCGTGCAGGCTCTCCACCGAAGGCTGGCTCTAGATGGTGGTATGCGCACGATAGTATAGTGCTGGCCGACTGCTGCTGTGGTTCTCTGACGGTTGTGCTTCTTGTTAATCCTCTGTCGTGCTTTGGTAATTGTATTGATTAGAGTTAACTGTCTTGACTTGAATTTTGTCCCTTTAAAACTGCTGTACCTGTGCAATAAAGATGCAGTacctttctctaaaaaaaaaaaaaaaaaatgctatggaaAGCTACAAGAATTGGCTGATGGGAATTTAGACTGAATGACATGTCCTGGCTAAGTTTTATCTTCAGTATGGGATCATGTCATTATTCCTGGAAGT encodes the following:
- the CCNL2 gene encoding cyclin-L2 isoform X4 — its product is MAAAAAATIAAGAPGPAVPAAAACTPGSGSAAPGSQGMLIGDRLYSGVLITLENCLLPDDKLRFTPSMSSGLDTDTETDLRVVGCELIQAAGILLRLPQVAMATGQVLFQRFFYTKSFVKHSMEHVSMACVHLASKIEEAPRRIRDVINVFHRLRHLREKRKPVPLLLDQDYVNLKNQIIKAERRVLKELGFCVHVKHPHKIIVMYLQVLECERNQHLVQTSWVASEGK